One Fusarium falciforme chromosome 1, complete sequence genomic window carries:
- a CDS encoding G2/mitotic-specific cyclin-B translates to MPPQSRVARTRLAGTENDENSGTTRLTRAQAAALKVDELANASKGALQTKKSTINGAGTTNTRKRAALGDVSNVGKADGVAGKKAKAGLVSKAAQPTGIEKKTSRPTRTALNSKPTNGKTERSGHGTIKAAAKPKAPASHATKPKAPVDENKQPSVPERERSETPQEPEVVKAEPVAQAEPEVKDGPVYPPGVKDLDSEDLEDPLMVAEYANEIFEYLRDLEVKSIPNPDYMDHQDDLEWKTRGILVDWLVEVHTRFHLLPETLFLAVNIIDRFLSAKVVQLDRLQLVGITAMFIASKYEEVLSPHVENFKRIADDGFSEAEILSAERFVLSTLNYDLSYPNPMNFLRRVSKADNYDIQSRTIGKYLMEISLLDHRFMRYRPSHVAAGAMYLARLLLDRGEWDETLSYYAGYTEDEIEPVVNLMVDYLARPVVHEAFFKKYASKKFLKSSILSRQWAKKNAVLFGIDDIELTLDQIS, encoded by the exons ATGCCTCCG CAGAGTCGTGTTGCTCGTACGCGCCTCGCCGGCACCGAGAACGACGAGAACAGTGGTACGACGCGTCTTACACGGGCGCAGGCCGCCGCtctcaaagtcgatgagCTAGCCAATGCCTCCAAGGGCGCTCTCCAAACGAAAAAGTCCACAATCAACGGTGCTGGCACCACCAACACACGGAAACGCGCCGCATTAGGCGATGTCAGCAATGTTGGAAAGGCAGATGGTGTTGCTGgaaagaaggccaaggcgggGTTGGTCTCCAAGGCTGCTCAGCCTACCGGTatcgagaagaagacctcGCGACCCACTCGAACTGCTCTTAACTCCAAGCCTACCAACGGCAAGACGGAGCGATCTGGTCATGGTACTATCAAGGCTGCTGCGAAGCCCAAGGCCCCCGCCTCCCACGCCACGAAGCCCAAGGCTCCCGTCGACGAGAACAAGCAGCCTTCAGTTCCCGAGCGTGAGAGATCAGAGACGCCCCAAGAGCCTGAGGTCGTTAAGGCCGAGCCTGTTGCTCAGGCTGAgcccgaggtcaaggatgGGCCTGTGTACCCTCCTGGTGTCAAGGACTTGGACAGTGAGGATCTTGAGGATCCTCTGATGGTTGCCGAATATGCCAACGAAATTTTCGAGTACTTGAGAGACCTCGAGGTCAAGTCCATCCCCAACCCTGACTACATGGACCACCAAGACGACCTCGAATGGAAGACGCGTGGTATCTTGGTCGACTGGCTCGTCGAAGTCCACACCCGCTTCCACCTTCTTCCCGAAACTCTCTTCCTGGCTGTCAACATCATCGACCGCTTCCTGTCCGCCAAGGTTGTCCAGCTTGACCGCCTTCAGCTTGTTGGAATCACAGCCATGTTCATTGCCTCTAAGTACGAGGAGGTTCTTTCCCCCCACGTCGAGAACTTTAAGCGCATCGCGGACGATGGTTTTAGCGAAGCTGAGATTCTGAGCGCCGAGCGATTTGTTCTGAGCACCCTCAACTATGACCTCAGCTACCCCAACCCAATGAACTTCCTGCGACGAGTCTCGAAGGCGGACAACTATGACATCCAATCTCGCACCATCGGCAAGTACCTCATGGAAATCAGCCTTCTGGACCACCGATTCATGCGTTACCGACCAAGCCACGTTGCCGCCGGTGCTATGTACCTGGCGCGACTGCTCCTTGACCGTGGTGAATGG GACGAGACCCTTTCATACTACGCTGGCTACACCGAGGACGAGATTGAGCCTGTCGTCAACCTCATGGTTGACTACCTTGCTCGTCCCGTCGTCCACGAAGCATTCTTTAAAAAGTATGCTAGCAAGAAGTTCTTGAAGT CGTCCATCCTCTCTCGCCAATGGGCCAAAAAGAACGCTGTTCTCTTCGGCATCGACGACATTGAGCTGACCCTTGATCAAATATCATGA